A stretch of Lathyrus oleraceus cultivar Zhongwan6 chromosome 6, CAAS_Psat_ZW6_1.0, whole genome shotgun sequence DNA encodes these proteins:
- the LOC127092789 gene encoding pentatricopeptide repeat-containing protein At4g21300, which translates to MTQKNLSTTLLKYDDILRRYLSSKHNKFGICASTITICLKTCVALGILEFGRGVHVDSIKLSFNSDCFVGSSLIRFYSQYGKIKYAHKVFDEINNKDIVAYTSIINAYAHSAGSSASGAFNIASTMQQQGLLPNRVTLVSLMHAAAKLVVLHEGRAIHGYAVRREIGLCDDVFETTLLDMYYKCGGIGLAASVFAKMDARKTTNVGSWNTLIAAYLQNGQAFEAFDLFRQMICRNVLPDLVTLANAILCCGELNYFRRGMSIHGYMIMMGAELDLVASTALIDLYCKIDVTKARKLFERLGNKDAVVYNVMMTGYLENELPADAVNVFREMLKTNVSPNVALFLNLIPAVSNLRDIILVRSIHGYALRHMHISHVEIANQIIHTYAKYGYVVDARVVFNRMRTRDLVSWTSMMTGYIYHGHIDEAINLFRLLQKENLNIDSVTLIGLIQALSQLGCLSFVKEVHCFSYRFFHGNELSVNNSLITTYAKSGKLHMARNIFEQMTELCLTSWNAMIGAYAMHGNYTDVLELFDYMKIAKVTPDEVTFTSILTACSHSGLVEEGLQIFGTMMKEYAIVPSEVHYSCIVDLLSRAGRLKEAYNLVKSMPSTHSSAALSALLSACRLYGDTEIGEAIGKQILKLEPHSSGAYALVSNIRAQGGRWDEVAQIRAVTENTKVRSIPGYSACLD; encoded by the coding sequence ATGACTCAGAAGAACCTTTCCACGACGCTCCTCAAATACGACGACATACTCCGTCGCTATTTGTCTTCCAAACACAACAAATTCGGTATATGTGCCTCAACTATCACCATTTGCCTCAAAACATGTGTTGCCTTAGGCATCCTAGAATTTGGAAGAGGGGTTCACGTGGATTCCATCAAGCTCAGTTTCAACTCTGATTGTTTTGTAGGTTCTTCTCTCATTCGGTTTTACTCACAATATGGAAAAATTAAATATGCACATAAGGTGTTCGATGAAATTAATAACAAAGATATTGTTGCTTACACTTCAATTATCAACGCATATGCTCACTCTGCTGGTTCTTCTGCTTCTGGTGCTTTCAATATTGCTTCCACCATGCAGCAGCAAGGGTTGCTTCCGAATCGAGTAACACTAGTGAGCTTGATGCATGCAGCGGCAAAATTGGTGGTGCTGCATGAGGGCCGTGCGATTCATGGTTACGCTGTTAGGAGAGAAATTGGTTTGTGTGATGATGTTTTTGAGACAACCCTTTTGGATATGTATTATAAATGTGGTGGTATTGGGTTAGCTGCCTCGGTTTTTGCCAAGATGGATGCTCGAAAAACAACAAATGTCGGTTCTTGGAACACTTTGATAGCTGCTTATCTTCAAAATGGACAGGCTTTTGAAGCTTTCGACCTTTTTCGTCAAATGATATGTAGAAATGTTTTGCCTGATTTGGTAACATTGGCCAATGCTATTCTGTGTTGTGGTGAGTTGAATTATTTTCGTCGAGGGATGAGTATTCATGGATACATGATCATGATGGGGGCAGAACTTGATTTGGTGGCTTCCACTGCTTTGATTGATCTATACTGTAAAATTGATGTAACCAAAGCTAGGAAACTGTTTGAAAGATTGGGGAATAAGGATGCTGTTGTATATAATGTTATGATGACTGGTTATCTTGAAAATGAGTTACCTGCGGATGCGGTAAATGTCTTTCGCGAAATGCTCAAGACGAACGTTAGTCCAAATGTGGCTTTGTTTCTTAATTTGATTCCCGCTGTATCAAATTTGAGAGATATTATATTAGTCAGGTCTATACATGGTTATGCATTGAGGCATATGCACATATCACATGTGGAGATTGCAAATCAAATTATTCATACATATGCAAAATATGGGTATGTAGTGGATGCAAGGGTAGTCTTCAATAGGATGAGAACAAGGGACTTGGTTTCATGGACTTCGATGATGACAGGTTATATTTATCACGGCCACATTGACGAAGCCATAAATTTGTTTCGTCTGCTGCAAAAAGAAAATCTAAATATTGACTCTGTTACTCTAATTGGTCTCATTCAGGCATTATCCCAGCTTGGATGTCTAAGTTTTGTTAAGGAAGTTCACTGTTTCAGTTATCGATTTTTCCATGGTAACGAGCTCTCTGTAAATAATTCTCTTATTACTACGTATGCTAAGTCTGGAAAACTACATATGGCTAGAAACATATTTGAGCAAATGACAGAACTGTGTCTCACATCATGGAATGCAATGATAGGTGCATATGCGATGCATGGAAACTATACAGATGTGTTAGAGCTCTTTGATTATATGAAAATTGCTAAAGTTACACCTGATGAAGTGACTTTCACTTCAATCCTCACTGCTTGCAGCCACTCAGGATTGGTAGAAGAGGGTCTACAAATTTTTGGGACAATGATGAAGGAATATGCAATAGTTCCAAGCGAAGTTCATTATAGTTGTATAGTAGATTTATTAAGCCGAGCTGGCCGACTTAAGGAGGCATACAATCTGGTCAAAAGCATGCCGTCAACACATAGTTCTGCTGCATTGTCTGCTTTGCTTTCTGCTTGCAGGTTATATGGAGATACAGAGATTGGGGAGGCTATAGGGAAACAAATACTAAAATTAGAACCACATAGCTCAGGTGCTTATGCTTTGGTATCAAATATACGAGCCCAAGGGGGGAGGTGGGATGAAGTAGCCCAAATAAGGGCCGTGACAGAGAATACAAAAGTGAGAAGTATTCCTGGATATAGTGCATGTTTGGATTGA
- the LOC127092790 gene encoding calmodulin-like protein 11 has product MAEILNEDQIVEIKEAFCLFDKDGDGCITVEELATVIRSLDQNPTEEELQDMINEVDADGNGTIEFVEFLNLMAKKMKETDAEEDLKEAFKVFDKDQNGYISATELRHVMITLGEKLTDEEVDQMIKEADLDGDGQVNYDEFVKMMMTIG; this is encoded by the exons ATGGCAGAAATTTTGAATGAAGACCAAATTGTTGAGATCAAAGAAGCCTTTTGCTTGTTTGACAAAGATGGAGATG GTTGCATTACTGTGGAAGAACTTGCTACTGTAATTCGTTCCTTGGATCAGAATCCAACCGAGGAAGAGCTTCAAGATATGATAAATGAAGTTGATGCTGATGGCAATGGAACCATTGAATTTGTTGAGTTCTTGAACTTAATGGCCAAGAAAATGAAA GAAACTGATGCAGAGGAAGATCTGAAAGAGGCTTTCAAGGTTTTTGATAAAGATCAAAATGGATATATTTCTGCTACTGAG TTGAGGCATGTTATGATCACTTTGGGTGAGAAATTAACTGATGAAGAGGTGGATCAGATGATTAAAGAAGCAGATTTGGATGGTGATGGTCAAGTTAACTATGATGAATTTGTGAAGATGATGATGACCATTGGATGA